A window of Dorea formicigenerans contains these coding sequences:
- the thyA gene encoding thymidylate synthase: protein MSYADQVFIDMCRDIIDNGTDTRGEKVRPVWEDKTPAYTVKKFCVVNRYDLSKEFPALTLRRTAIKSCTDELLWIWQKKSNNIHDLNSHIWDSWADEDGSIGKAYGYQMSVKHQYKEGMFDQVDRVIYDLKNNPYSRRIMTNIYVHQDLHEMNLYPCAYSMTFNVTKKEGHEKLSLNGMLNQRSNDVLTANNWNVCQYAVLLHMLAQVCDMEVGELVHVIADAHIYDRHIPLVEELIKREPLPAPKFWLNPEVKNFYDFTPDDVKLIDYETHEQIKNIPVAV, encoded by the coding sequence ATGAGTTATGCCGATCAGGTATTTATAGATATGTGCCGCGACATCATCGACAATGGAACAGACACAAGAGGGGAAAAAGTGCGCCCGGTGTGGGAGGATAAAACACCGGCTTATACAGTAAAGAAATTCTGTGTGGTAAACCGGTATGATCTGTCTAAGGAATTTCCGGCACTGACACTTAGAAGAACTGCGATTAAGAGCTGTACAGATGAACTTTTATGGATATGGCAGAAGAAATCGAACAACATTCATGATCTGAACAGTCATATCTGGGACAGTTGGGCAGATGAAGATGGATCGATTGGAAAAGCCTATGGATACCAGATGTCCGTAAAACATCAGTACAAGGAGGGAATGTTCGATCAGGTAGACCGTGTGATCTATGATCTGAAGAACAATCCGTACAGCAGAAGGATCATGACGAATATTTATGTACATCAGGATCTTCATGAGATGAACCTGTACCCGTGTGCGTACAGTATGACATTTAATGTTACGAAAAAAGAAGGACATGAGAAGCTTTCGCTGAATGGAATGCTCAATCAGAGATCCAATGATGTACTCACTGCGAATAACTGGAATGTATGTCAGTATGCAGTGCTTCTTCATATGTTGGCACAGGTGTGTGATATGGAAGTCGGGGAACTGGTACATGTGATTGCAGATGCACATATTTATGACCGCCATATTCCGCTCGTGGAGGAATTAATAAAAAGAGAGCCGCTTCCGGCACCGAAGTTCTGGTTAAATCCGGAAGTGAAGAATTTCTATGATTTTACACCGGATGATGTGAAACTGATCGATTATGAGACACATGAGCAGATTAAAAATATTCCGGTGGCAGTTTAA
- a CDS encoding ABC-2 transporter permease: protein MKGLLIKDYKLMLGQKSFLGMAALMAVLYLIIYKDPIVAVIFITVMCTMFTVSTLSYDEYENGMAYLFTLPISRNTYVLEKYAFALVNCIVTGVIMYVMACGSIKIRGLAISQSDMYSGLAGACFVSIIMISYMIPLYIKFGIEKSRIVSVSGMAAIFLILYLGIKISKERNGAILKIISRAEKLSDGIVILLIFAVSVILICISLVCAMKAMKKREF from the coding sequence ATGAAAGGATTGTTGATCAAAGATTACAAACTCATGTTGGGACAAAAATCCTTTTTGGGAATGGCAGCTCTTATGGCGGTATTATATCTCATTATTTACAAAGACCCTATAGTTGCTGTTATATTTATTACGGTCATGTGTACTATGTTTACCGTTAGTACACTAAGTTATGACGAATATGAAAATGGAATGGCTTATTTGTTTACACTTCCAATCAGTAGAAACACATATGTATTAGAAAAGTATGCATTTGCATTGGTGAATTGCATCGTGACAGGAGTGATCATGTATGTTATGGCATGTGGATCCATTAAAATCCGCGGACTGGCAATATCACAAAGCGATATGTATTCAGGTCTGGCCGGTGCCTGCTTTGTATCAATTATTATGATAAGCTATATGATTCCGTTGTATATAAAGTTTGGAATAGAAAAGAGCAGAATTGTGTCAGTAAGCGGAATGGCAGCTATTTTTTTAATACTGTACCTGGGAATAAAAATATCAAAAGAACGGAATGGGGCGATACTGAAAATCATAAGTCGAGCTGAAAAATTAAGTGATGGAATTGTAATTTTACTGATTTTTGCAGTTTCGGTTATATTAATTTGCATTTCACTAGTGTGCGCAATGAAAGCAATGAAAAAGCGCGAATTTTAA
- a CDS encoding ABC transporter ATP-binding protein → MLKFEGVKKHYEDFELDLTLEVPEGYVTGLIGANGAGKSTAFKAALGLIRPDAGVVKMLGKNVEDFTVQDKEWIGVVLADSGFSGYLRVKDILPMLESMYHKFQKEDFLEMCKKYQLPLDKKIKEFSTGMKRKLQIAAAVSHGADVLLLDEPTAGLDVMARDDMLEILREYMETPGRSILISSHISTDLEGICDDIYMIDEGKILLHEETDKLLDQYGLLKVKADQYEALDKAYILAHKKEEYGYSCLTNERQYYQENYPDITIEKGKIDDVIIMMKRGQQE, encoded by the coding sequence ATGTTGAAATTTGAAGGTGTGAAAAAGCACTATGAAGATTTTGAACTGGATCTTACCCTGGAAGTACCGGAAGGTTATGTTACCGGACTGATCGGAGCCAATGGTGCAGGAAAAAGTACAGCGTTTAAAGCAGCATTAGGTCTGATCAGACCAGACGCAGGTGTTGTAAAGATGCTGGGAAAAAATGTAGAAGATTTTACAGTGCAGGATAAAGAGTGGATTGGAGTTGTTCTGGCTGATTCCGGTTTCAGTGGATATTTACGTGTGAAAGATATACTTCCGATGCTTGAAAGTATGTACCATAAGTTTCAGAAAGAAGATTTCCTGGAAATGTGCAAAAAATACCAGTTGCCATTAGACAAAAAGATCAAGGAGTTTTCAACGGGAATGAAACGTAAATTACAGATTGCAGCGGCAGTTTCACATGGCGCAGATGTGTTGCTTCTGGATGAACCGACCGCAGGACTGGATGTTATGGCAAGAGATGATATGCTGGAAATTTTAAGAGAATATATGGAAACTCCGGGACGTTCTATTCTGATTAGTTCACACATTTCCACAGATCTGGAAGGAATCTGTGATGACATTTATATGATTGATGAAGGAAAGATTCTTTTGCATGAAGAGACCGACAAACTTTTGGATCAGTATGGACTTTTAAAGGTGAAGGCAGACCAGTACGAGGCGCTTGACAAGGCGTACATTTTGGCGCATAAGAAAGAAGAGTATGGTTATAGCTGCCTGACAAATGAACGGCAGTATTATCAGGAAAACTATCCGGATATCACCATTGAAAAAGGAAAAATTGATGATGTGATTATTATGATGAAAAGGGGGCAGCAAGAATGA
- the fucO gene encoding lactaldehyde reductase, protein MANRIMLNETSYHGAGAIKEIATEAKSRAFKKAFVCSDPDLIKFGVTKKVTDVLDEAGLAYEIYSDIKANPTIQNVQNGVAAFKSAEADYIVAIGGGSSMDTAKAIGIIIANPEFEDVRSLEGVAPTKKPCVPIIAVPTTAGTAAEVTINYVITDVEKKRKFVCVDPHDMPVIAVVDPDMMSSMPKGLTASTGMDALTHAIEGYTTKAAWEMTDMFHIKAIEIISKSLRGAVANEKEGREGMALGQYIAGMGFSNVGLGIAHSMAHTLGAVYDTPHGVACAMMLPIVMEYNAECTGEKYKEIARAMGVKGVDDMSVEEYRKAAVDAVSQLSIDVGIPTKLEALKEEDLDFLAESAHADACAPGNPKDASVEDLKNLFRKLM, encoded by the coding sequence ATGGCAAACAGAATTATGCTGAATGAGACATCTTATCACGGAGCAGGAGCAATCAAGGAGATTGCAACAGAGGCAAAATCAAGAGCATTTAAGAAAGCATTTGTATGCTCTGATCCAGACCTTATCAAATTTGGGGTAACAAAGAAAGTGACAGATGTATTAGATGAGGCTGGACTCGCATATGAGATTTATTCTGACATCAAAGCCAATCCTACGATTCAGAACGTACAGAATGGTGTTGCAGCATTCAAGAGCGCTGAGGCTGATTACATTGTAGCAATCGGTGGAGGATCTTCCATGGATACAGCAAAAGCAATCGGTATCATTATTGCTAATCCGGAATTCGAGGATGTAAGAAGTCTGGAAGGTGTTGCGCCAACTAAGAAACCTTGTGTACCGATCATTGCAGTTCCGACAACAGCAGGTACAGCAGCAGAGGTTACGATCAACTACGTTATTACAGATGTAGAGAAGAAGAGAAAATTTGTCTGTGTTGACCCACATGATATGCCGGTCATCGCAGTTGTAGACCCGGATATGATGTCCTCTATGCCAAAAGGACTGACAGCTTCCACAGGTATGGATGCTCTTACACATGCAATCGAAGGATATACAACAAAGGCTGCATGGGAGATGACAGATATGTTCCATATCAAAGCAATCGAGATTATTTCCAAATCCTTAAGAGGAGCAGTTGCAAATGAGAAAGAGGGTCGTGAGGGAATGGCTCTTGGACAGTATATCGCAGGAATGGGATTCTCAAATGTAGGTCTTGGAATTGCTCATTCTATGGCTCATACACTTGGAGCTGTTTATGACACACCACATGGTGTTGCATGTGCTATGATGCTTCCAATCGTTATGGAGTATAATGCTGAATGCACAGGCGAGAAATACAAAGAGATCGCAAGAGCTATGGGTGTCAAAGGTGTTGATGATATGTCTGTAGAAGAATACAGAAAAGCAGCAGTAGACGCTGTTTCGCAGCTTTCTATCGACGTTGGAATCCCAACAAAACTGGAAGCGTTAAAAGAAGAGGATCTTGACTTCTTAGCTGAGTCTGCACACGCAGATGCATGCGCTCCGGGTAATCCGAAAGATGCAAGTGTTGAAGATCTGAAGAATCTGTTCAGAAAATTAATGTAA
- a CDS encoding TetR/AcrR family transcriptional regulator C-terminal domain-containing protein yields the protein MCKEECKSEEMKYRLAEAVKVCMKTTSVEKITVKEIVDACGTTRQTFYRHFQDKYDLVNWYFDKILLESFEHMGEGETIYEGLVKKFQYIQKEKLFFKMAFKSDDQNCLRDHDFELILAFYSDRIQEKSGKPLSEDLKFLLEMYCQGSIYMTVQWVFGRVKRTPEELAADLVKAMPEELAGVFERLDLL from the coding sequence ATGTGCAAAGAGGAGTGTAAGTCAGAAGAAATGAAATATCGCCTGGCGGAAGCTGTGAAAGTCTGCATGAAGACGACATCGGTGGAGAAGATTACGGTAAAGGAAATCGTAGATGCGTGCGGAACGACCAGACAAACATTTTACCGGCATTTTCAGGATAAATATGACCTGGTTAACTGGTATTTTGATAAGATCCTTCTGGAATCCTTTGAACATATGGGAGAAGGCGAAACCATCTATGAAGGACTGGTGAAAAAATTTCAGTATATTCAGAAAGAGAAACTTTTCTTTAAAATGGCATTTAAATCTGATGATCAGAACTGTCTGAGAGACCATGATTTTGAACTGATCCTGGCATTTTATTCAGACCGGATCCAGGAAAAATCCGGAAAGCCATTGTCGGAAGATTTAAAATTTCTGCTGGAAATGTATTGCCAGGGTTCTATTTACATGACTGTACAATGGGTGTTTGGAAGGGTGAAACGCACGCCGGAGGAACTGGCAGCAGATCTCGTGAAAGCAATGCCGGAAGAACTGGCGGGGGTGTTTGAAAGACTGGATCTTTTATGA
- a CDS encoding glycosyltransferase family 4 protein: MRILNVTAQKPNSTGSGIFLSELMKEFANKGHTQALVAGVYPEEETPVPDRVTFYPVYFEQGKLSFPIVGMSDEMPYPSTRYRDMTPKMEAAFKESFLKQLDEAVRDLNPDLILCHHLYLLTAIVREHFPDRKVFGFCHNTDLRQMQKTDLEREYITGQIRRLDRIFALHAEQKRTIQDIYDVPKEKIQVIGMGYNSHIFKNESLRVNDGVTRIAFAGKISVKKGVESLIRSLDYLEYEKERIELLLAGGAGNEEEYEQIVELAKKCPYKVTFLGKLPQKELAKVYNSCDIFALLSFSEGLPLTVIEALACGDRVVMTDLPGVKEWIDTYAPGADIRYVTLPLMRNVDEAVPATLPDFERRIGQRIWESVEAGKTKEVDVSGLSWTKIAGEVLKVLSLTS; this comes from the coding sequence ATGAGAATTTTAAATGTAACAGCGCAGAAACCGAACAGCACCGGCAGTGGAATTTTTCTGTCGGAGCTTATGAAGGAATTTGCAAATAAGGGACACACACAGGCACTGGTAGCCGGTGTGTATCCTGAGGAGGAAACTCCGGTACCGGATCGGGTCACATTTTATCCGGTATATTTTGAACAGGGGAAACTGAGCTTTCCGATTGTAGGAATGTCAGACGAGATGCCATATCCGAGTACCAGATACCGGGATATGACACCAAAGATGGAAGCGGCATTCAAAGAAAGTTTTTTGAAACAGCTGGATGAGGCAGTAAGAGATTTGAATCCGGATCTGATTTTGTGCCATCATCTTTATCTTTTGACTGCCATCGTACGGGAACATTTTCCAGACCGGAAGGTCTTTGGCTTTTGCCATAATACAGATTTGCGGCAGATGCAGAAGACAGATTTGGAACGGGAGTACATTACGGGGCAGATTCGAAGACTTGATCGGATTTTTGCACTGCATGCAGAGCAGAAGCGGACCATTCAGGATATTTATGATGTGCCGAAAGAAAAAATACAGGTGATTGGAATGGGGTATAACAGCCATATTTTCAAGAATGAAAGCCTGCGTGTGAATGACGGTGTGACAAGAATTGCATTTGCCGGAAAGATTTCGGTGAAAAAAGGAGTGGAAAGCCTGATCCGGAGCCTGGATTATCTGGAATATGAAAAGGAAAGGATTGAGCTTTTGCTTGCCGGAGGAGCCGGGAATGAAGAAGAGTATGAGCAGATAGTAGAGCTTGCGAAAAAATGTCCGTATAAGGTGACATTTTTAGGAAAGCTTCCACAGAAAGAGCTGGCAAAGGTCTACAATTCCTGTGACATCTTTGCACTTCTGTCATTCTCTGAAGGACTGCCTCTTACGGTCATTGAGGCGCTTGCATGCGGAGACAGAGTAGTCATGACAGACTTGCCCGGAGTGAAAGAATGGATTGATACTTATGCGCCGGGGGCAGATATAAGATATGTGACACTGCCATTGATGCGTAATGTGGATGAGGCAGTTCCTGCGACACTGCCGGATTTTGAAAGGCGGATTGGTCAGCGAATCTGGGAGTCTGTGGAGGCAGGTAAAACAAAAGAAGTAGATGTCAGCGGACTTTCCTGGACAAAAATTGCAGGCGAAGTGCTGAAAGTATTATCTCTGACATCATAA
- a CDS encoding dihydrofolate reductase: MNLIVAVDKNWAIGMDNKLLVSIPQDMKFFRETTKGKVVAMGRKTLESFPGGQPLKNRVNVVLTSDKKYNVKGTVVVHSIDEMVEELKKYNDEDIFVIGGESIYRQLLPYCKTAYITKIDHAYQADTFFPDLDQDPQWQMTKISDEQTYFDLEYVFTIYERVS, encoded by the coding sequence ATGAATTTGATTGTGGCAGTGGATAAGAATTGGGCAATTGGAATGGACAATAAGTTACTTGTAAGTATTCCGCAGGACATGAAGTTCTTCCGTGAGACGACAAAGGGGAAGGTCGTTGCCATGGGAAGAAAGACATTGGAAAGTTTTCCGGGCGGACAGCCTTTAAAGAACCGAGTCAATGTTGTTCTGACATCAGATAAAAAATACAATGTGAAAGGAACTGTTGTGGTCCACAGCATTGACGAAATGGTGGAAGAACTGAAAAAATATAACGATGAAGATATTTTTGTGATCGGGGGAGAGAGCATTTACAGACAGCTTCTGCCATACTGTAAGACGGCATATATTACAAAGATCGATCACGCTTATCAGGCGGATACATTTTTCCCGGATCTGGATCAGGACCCACAGTGGCAGATGACCAAGATCAGTGATGAGCAGACGTATTTTGATCTGGAGTATGTATTTACAATTTACGAGAGGGTATCATGA
- a CDS encoding GntR family transcriptional regulator yields MDIIVNHSSMQPIYEQIGDQIKEKIMHGILKADTPLPSVRTLAKELKVSALTVKKAYDALEEEGFVITIHGKGSFVAFADQGLMLEEKKKEVEADLEMAIRKGKSCGMTDQELLELFQIVLED; encoded by the coding sequence ATGGATATCATAGTAAACCATTCATCCATGCAGCCAATCTATGAACAGATTGGAGATCAGATAAAAGAAAAGATCATGCATGGTATATTAAAAGCAGATACCCCACTCCCGTCAGTTCGTACTTTAGCTAAAGAACTTAAGGTCAGTGCACTGACCGTGAAAAAAGCATATGATGCTCTGGAAGAAGAAGGATTTGTAATTACGATTCATGGAAAAGGAAGTTTCGTAGCATTTGCAGATCAGGGGCTGATGCTGGAGGAGAAGAAAAAGGAAGTGGAAGCTGATTTGGAGATGGCCATCCGAAAAGGCAAAAGCTGTGGAATGACGGATCAGGAATTACTGGAGTTGTTTCAGATTGTTTTGGAGGATTGA
- a CDS encoding TetR/AcrR family transcriptional regulator codes for MGKVDENKKKKKEALFNTAYELFTTKGINATAISDIVEKAGVAKGTFYLYFKDKYDIKNKLTAFKTHELFEKAAKALRKADISGLEEQLIFIIDYIIDALASNKALLNFISKNLVMGALRSALLTEERTEPDFYEEFLNLVNEDSYKYECPDVMLFTIVELTGSTAYNSILYNEPLSIEEYKPYLYRTVRLIIASHRQ; via the coding sequence ATGGGAAAAGTAGACGAAAATAAAAAGAAGAAAAAAGAAGCCCTCTTCAACACCGCATACGAACTTTTTACCACAAAAGGTATCAATGCTACTGCTATTTCTGATATTGTAGAAAAAGCCGGTGTTGCAAAAGGAACTTTCTATTTGTATTTTAAAGACAAATATGATATCAAGAATAAACTTACCGCTTTCAAGACTCATGAACTATTTGAGAAAGCAGCAAAAGCATTACGGAAAGCAGACATTTCCGGGCTGGAAGAACAATTAATCTTTATCATTGATTACATTATAGATGCTCTCGCCAGCAATAAGGCATTGTTAAACTTTATTTCCAAGAATCTAGTCATGGGCGCACTTCGCTCCGCCCTTCTCACCGAAGAACGGACCGAACCAGATTTTTATGAAGAATTTCTCAATCTCGTTAATGAAGATTCTTACAAATACGAATGTCCGGACGTTATGCTATTCACCATCGTAGAACTGACCGGATCCACGGCATATAATTCGATTTTATATAACGAACCACTGTCCATCGAAGAATATAAGCCTTATCTGTATCGGACAGTACGGCTAATAATTGCAAGCCACAGACAATAA
- the ilvN gene encoding acetolactate synthase small subunit, translated as MSGTNNGMKKRWISLYVENQVGVLSKISGLFSGKSYNLDSLTVGTTEDPTVSRMTIATVSDDETFEQIKKQLNRTVEVIKVIDFTDVFVRMKEIMYIKVQKCTPEDKVECFQIAETFKAKVIDYGRDSLLLEFVQTGTKNDAVIKLMKEEFKSIEVVRGGSVGIESISMMER; from the coding sequence ATGAGTGGAACAAATAATGGAATGAAAAAACGCTGGATATCACTTTATGTAGAAAATCAGGTAGGTGTTCTGTCTAAAATTTCCGGACTCTTTTCTGGAAAGTCATATAATCTGGACAGCCTTACTGTAGGAACAACAGAAGATCCGACTGTGTCGAGAATGACAATAGCAACGGTCAGTGACGATGAGACGTTTGAACAGATCAAAAAGCAGCTCAACCGTACGGTAGAGGTTATTAAAGTCATTGATTTTACAGATGTTTTTGTAAGAATGAAAGAAATTATGTACATTAAAGTTCAAAAATGTACACCGGAGGATAAGGTGGAATGTTTCCAGATCGCGGAGACGTTTAAGGCAAAAGTCATTGACTACGGAAGAGATAGTCTTTTGCTGGAATTTGTACAGACAGGAACCAAAAATGACGCAGTTATTAAGCTGATGAAAGAAGAGTTCAAGAGTATTGAAGTTGTGCGTGGAGGAAGCGTTGGAATTGAGTCTATTAGTATGATGGAAAGATAA
- the ilvB gene encoding biosynthetic-type acetolactate synthase large subunit: MKKISGNKLLVKALKEEGVDTLFGYPGACTIDISDELYKQDFTKVILPRQEVALVHEADAYARSTGKVGVCLVTSGPGATNLVTGLATAYYDSVPLVCFTGQVSRHLIGNDAFQEVDIVGITRSITKYGVTVRNREDLGRILKEAFYIARTGRPGPVLIDLPKDVMGELGSAEYPETVNIRGYKPNTSVHIGQLKRAIKMLGRAKKPLFLAGGGVIISRANEVFTKLVEKTNIPVVTTVMGRGAIPTNHPLYIGNLGMHGAYACNMAVSDCDLLFSIGTRFNDRITGKLHSFAPNAQIVHIDIDTAAISKNVQVDIPIVADAKDAIEKMLEYVEPNETSKWLEQIESWKEEHPLKMKEKPIMTPQDIIETINRMFDEAIIVTDVGQHQMFTAQFAEITQKKRLLMSGGLGTMGYGLPGAIGAKIGNPDVPVISISGDGGMQMNIQELATAVLEELPIISCIFNNYNLGMVRQWQKLFYGKRYSMTNLRSGAASRRAADDENFEYPEYTPNFIKLAESYGAVGIRVEKKEDIEPAFRAALENKHRPTIIEFMIDPEDLVYPMIKPGGTLEELIMDC, translated from the coding sequence ATGAAGAAAATCAGTGGCAATAAGTTATTAGTAAAAGCCTTAAAAGAAGAAGGAGTAGATACTCTGTTCGGTTATCCTGGGGCATGTACCATTGATATCAGTGACGAACTTTACAAGCAGGATTTTACGAAAGTAATCTTGCCAAGGCAGGAAGTGGCACTTGTCCATGAGGCCGATGCCTATGCAAGATCTACCGGAAAAGTCGGTGTTTGCCTTGTTACAAGTGGTCCGGGAGCAACGAACTTGGTAACAGGTCTTGCAACAGCATATTATGATAGTGTTCCGCTTGTGTGCTTTACCGGTCAGGTGTCCAGACATCTGATTGGAAATGATGCATTTCAAGAGGTTGACATTGTAGGAATTACAAGAAGTATTACCAAATATGGAGTAACGGTGCGAAACAGAGAAGACCTTGGAAGAATTTTAAAAGAAGCATTTTACATTGCAAGAACAGGACGTCCAGGTCCGGTCCTTATCGATCTTCCAAAAGATGTTATGGGAGAACTTGGAAGCGCAGAATATCCGGAAACTGTTAATATCCGTGGTTATAAGCCGAATACAAGCGTACATATCGGACAGTTAAAACGTGCGATCAAAATGCTTGGACGTGCAAAAAAACCATTATTTTTAGCAGGTGGAGGTGTGATTATTTCCCGTGCAAACGAAGTATTTACCAAATTGGTGGAGAAGACGAATATTCCGGTCGTAACAACAGTAATGGGACGCGGGGCAATTCCGACAAACCACCCACTCTACATCGGAAATCTTGGAATGCATGGAGCATATGCCTGCAATATGGCTGTCAGTGATTGTGATCTGCTGTTTTCAATCGGAACTAGGTTCAATGACCGAATTACCGGAAAGCTGCATTCATTTGCACCGAATGCACAGATTGTACATATCGATATTGATACAGCTGCAATTTCAAAAAATGTACAGGTAGATATTCCGATTGTTGCAGATGCAAAAGATGCGATCGAGAAGATGTTAGAGTATGTAGAGCCGAATGAGACATCAAAGTGGCTGGAACAGATTGAAAGCTGGAAAGAGGAACATCCTCTGAAAATGAAAGAAAAACCAATCATGACACCTCAGGATATTATTGAGACGATCAACCGTATGTTTGATGAAGCAATTATTGTAACTGATGTAGGACAGCATCAGATGTTCACGGCGCAGTTTGCTGAGATTACACAGAAGAAGAGACTTCTTATGTCAGGTGGACTTGGAACAATGGGGTATGGACTTCCGGGAGCGATTGGTGCTAAAATCGGTAATCCGGATGTACCGGTCATTTCCATCTCCGGTGACGGTGGGATGCAGATGAATATTCAGGAACTTGCAACAGCAGTATTAGAGGAACTTCCAATCATTAGCTGTATTTTTAATAATTATAACCTTGGAATGGTTCGCCAGTGGCAGAAATTATTCTATGGAAAACGTTACTCTATGACGAACTTACGATCCGGTGCTGCAAGCAGAAGGGCAGCAGATGATGAGAATTTTGAATATCCGGAGTATACACCGAACTTTATCAAACTGGCAGAAAGTTATGGCGCAGTAGGAATCCGTGTGGAGAAAAAAGAAGATATTGAGCCTGCATTCAGAGCAGCACTTGAAAATAAACACAGACCGACGATTATCGAGTTTATGATCGATCCGGAGGATCTTGTATACCCAATGATCAAACCGGGCGGAACTCTGGAAGAGCTGATCATGGATTGTTAG
- a CDS encoding branched-chain amino acid aminotransferase: protein MEKKNIDWSNIGFGYMQTDKRYVSNYKDGAWDEGTLTSDATITISECAGVLQYAQTCFEGMKAYTTEDGHIVTFRPDLNAARMADSAARLEMPVFPEDRFVDAIKQVVAANAAYVPPYGSGATLYVRPYMFGSSPVIGVKPAEEYQFRVFATPVGPYFKGGAKPITIKVSDFDRAAPHGTGHVKAGLNYAMSLHAIVTAHGEGYDENMYLDAATRTKVEETGGANFIFVTKDNKVVTPKSSTILPSITRRSLMYVAEHYLGLEVEEREVYLDEVKDFAECGLCGTAAVISPVGKIVDHGKEICFPSGMEEMGPVTKKLYETLTGIQMGHIEAPEGWICKIC from the coding sequence ATGGAGAAAAAGAACATTGACTGGTCAAACATCGGATTTGGCTACATGCAGACAGATAAGAGATATGTATCCAACTACAAAGACGGAGCATGGGATGAAGGAACTCTTACCTCCGACGCAACCATAACAATCAGTGAGTGCGCAGGTGTACTTCAGTATGCACAGACATGCTTTGAAGGAATGAAAGCTTACACAACAGAAGACGGACATATCGTAACTTTCCGTCCAGATTTAAATGCAGCAAGAATGGCTGATTCAGCAGCAAGACTTGAGATGCCGGTATTCCCAGAGGACAGATTCGTAGATGCAATCAAACAGGTCGTAGCAGCTAATGCAGCATATGTACCGCCTTATGGATCAGGAGCTACACTTTATGTAAGACCGTATATGTTTGGTTCCAGTCCGGTTATTGGAGTAAAACCTGCAGAGGAGTATCAGTTCCGTGTATTTGCTACACCAGTTGGACCATACTTTAAAGGCGGCGCTAAGCCGATTACAATTAAGGTTTCAGACTTTGATCGTGCCGCACCGCATGGAACAGGTCATGTAAAAGCAGGTCTTAACTATGCAATGAGCCTTCATGCAATCGTGACAGCACATGGAGAAGGATACGATGAGAATATGTATCTGGATGCTGCAACAAGAACAAAAGTAGAAGAGACAGGTGGAGCAAACTTTATCTTCGTAACAAAAGACAATAAAGTCGTAACACCGAAGTCATCTACAATCCTTCCTTCTATTACAAGACGTTCTCTGATGTATGTAGCAGAGCATTATCTTGGACTGGAAGTAGAAGAAAGAGAAGTATACCTTGATGAAGTAAAAGATTTTGCAGAGTGTGGACTTTGTGGAACAGCAGCAGTTATTTCACCAGTTGGCAAGATTGTAGATCATGGCAAAGAAATCTGCTTCCCAAGTGGAATGGAAGAGATGGGACCAGTTACAAAGAAACTGTATGAGACATTGACAGGAATCCAGATGGGTCACATTGAAGCACCAGAGGGCTGGATCTGTAAGATCTGCTAG